The Seriola aureovittata isolate HTS-2021-v1 ecotype China chromosome 3, ASM2101889v1, whole genome shotgun sequence genome includes a region encoding these proteins:
- the LOC130166495 gene encoding gastrin/cholecystokinin-like peptide — translation MSGKVIVVFALLVALLVSGAASSPESSASGDAKERNTLQRLLAKRETVRDTARRQGLAPQTHSSRMERRAHLSEDEREIMTKQIMQAISEVMNSECMSDRDYQGWVDFGRRDAE, via the exons ATGTCAGGTAAAGTTATTGTGGTGTTTGCACTGCTGGTTGCATTGCTCGTATCTGGTGCAGCCTCCTCACCTGAGTCCTCTGCATCTGGAGATGCCAAAGAGAGAAACACGCTACAGCGGCTTCTGGCCAAGAGGGAGACGGTGAGAGACACGGCTCGTAGACAGGGGCTGGCTCCTCAGACTCACTCGTCACGGATGGAGAGACGGGCACACCTGTCGGAAGACGAAAGAGAGATAATGACCAAGCAAATAATGCAAGCAATTTCAG AGGTGATGAACTCTGAGTGCATGTCAGATCGAGACTACCAGGGCTGGGTGGACTTCGGACGCCGGGACGCTGAATGA